The following are encoded together in the Syngnathus typhle isolate RoL2023-S1 ecotype Sweden linkage group LG5, RoL_Styp_1.0, whole genome shotgun sequence genome:
- the ficd gene encoding protein adenylyltransferase FICD — protein MAVMTAWRYTSDRLLGGWGPLLCLVLGSLVALLTPLVGVEECNGSLNAIAQFRCRLWGVSLQPPAVQTTGLTLPLTGLDLLPLRSKPSKEMIFEARAALQLAQEMRKHGKKEKAHKLLVHALSLNPDFVDALTELGSILEEEKDVVQADHLYTKALAISPCNKRALVSRDRTLPLVEEIDQRHFGIIDRKVRRLMSIPKSNSALRRVMEEAYYHHIYHTVAIEGSTLTLSEIRHIIETRYAVPGKSLQEQNEAIGVDAAMKYINTTLLSRTGTIRVSDILEIHKRVLGYVDPVEGGCLRTNQVFVGHHIPPHPQDLERHMQELVQWLNSDEALQLHPVEYAALAHYKLVYVHPFVDGNGRTSRLLMNLVLMQARYPPITIRKEQRSEYYAALDTANEGDVRPFIRFIAKCTEVTLDTLLISTTEHTVGLPGGRQDQPCPDCKHTIPVHY, from the exons ATGGCGGTTATGACAGCGTGGCGATACACTAGCGACCGTCTCCTCGGAGGATGGGGCCCACTTCTCTGTCTTGTCCTGGGATCTCTGGTGGCCCTGCTGACACCCTTGGTTGGAGTAGAGGAGTGCAATGGTTCCTTGAATGCCATCGCACAGTTTCGATGCCGGCTGTGGGGGGTCTCCCTGCAGCCCCCAGCTGTGCAGACCACCGGCCTCACTCTTCCTCTTACGGGCCTCGACCTCCTTCCGCTCAGATCCAAGCCTAGCAAAg AGATGATTTTTGAGGCCAGAGCGGCTCTGCAGCTGGCCCAGGAGATGAGGAAACATGGCAAGAAGGAGAAAGCTCACAAGCTGCTGGTACACGCACTCAGTCTGAATCCAGACTTTGTGGACGCCCTGACCGAGCTCGGGAGTATTTTGGAGGAGGAAAAGGACGTCGTGCAAGCAGACCACCTGTACACGAAGGCGTTGGCTATCTCACCTTGTAACAAGAGAGCACTGGTGAGCCGAGACCGCACCCTGCCGTTGGTGGAGGAGATTGACCAGCGTCACTTTGGCATCATTGACCGTAAGGTGCGTAGGCTCATGTCCATCCCTAAAAGCAACTCTGCGCTACGCCGGGTGATGGAGGAGGCTTACTACCACCACATCTACCACACAGTGGCCATAGAGGGCAGCACTCTCACTTTATCTGAGATCCGTCACATCATCGAGACGCGCTACGCTGTCCCCGGCAAGAGTCTGCAGGAGCAGAACGAGGCCATTGGCGTGGATGCAGCCATGAAGTACATCAACACCACACTGTTGTCTAGAACGGGAACAATCAGAGTTAGTGACATCCTGGAGATCCACAAAAGAGTGCTGGGTTACGTGGACCCTGTGGAGGGAGGGTGCCTGCGCACCAACCAAGTGTTCGTGGGCCATCACATCCCGCCGCACCCGCAGGACCTGGAGCGGCACATGCAGGAGCTGGTCCAGTGGCTCAACTCGGACGAAGCCTTGCAGCTGCACCCGGTCGAGTACGCCGCTCTTGCTCACTACAAACTGGTGTACGTGCACCCGTTCGTGGACGGCAACGGACGCACGTCACGGCTCTTGATGAACCTCGTGCTCATGCAAGCGCGATACCCGCCCATCACCATTCGCAAAGAACAAAGGTCAGAGTACTACGCGGCTCTAGACACGGCCAACGAGGGCGACGTGCGTCCTTTCATTCGTTTCATTGCCAAATGCACCGAGGTTACACTGGACACTTTGTTGATCTCCACCACTGAGCACACGGTGGGACTCCCGGGAGGCCGGCAGGATCAACCCTGTCCTGACTGCAAACACACCATCCCAGTTCACTACTGA
- the sart3 gene encoding squamous cell carcinoma antigen recognized by T-cells 3: MAATSKAEPTHLQDMDEDDEEMDDREMDSEGDGGESMGVDNSDDEEDDTSEDEKENEAEIQRLEEQLSINAFDYNCHVDLIKLLKHEGELLRLRKARQKMSELFPLTEEIWLDWLKDEIRLTEEEPNREKVNELFEKAIKDYICPDIWLEYAQYSIGGMGSPGGIERVRSVFERAITAVGLHMTKGQTVWEAYREFENAILATVQPPPGKIPSHDEQELLNKQLQRIHTLFRRQLTIPLMDMEATYAEYEEWSDQGAPEEILHQYKTALQQREKYKPFEESLLVAETPKLAEYQAYIDFEMKQGDPPRIQMTFERALVENCLVPDMWTKYTIYLDRQLKIKDLVLSTHDRAVRNCPWTMSLWKSYLQAVERHGGTHQTVPDLFEKALNAGFIQATDYVEIWQVYLDYLRRRVDFSQESSQELKELRGSFSRCLDYMKQDVEERFGESGDPSCNIMQIWARIEARHCKNMQKARELWDSIMTKGNAKYANMWLEYYNLERAYGDSVHCRKALHRAVQCTSDYPEHVCEVLLTFERVEGSLEDWDVAVQKTETRLNRVNEQRAKMAEKEAIQALQEEEQLEQRRKGKADKRNQKKVQKGTGRFGEKRKAEQDEWTDPAEQAPKRHRGNGEQSKEEYLQSPGLQTSEKKAPPGYKGSTRPGFNKAQQDGAQNQSDDKMELRNDDNSVFISNLSYTLEAPEDTLRTLFETCGTVKQIRLVTSNKGTFKGYGYVQFENTESVSEALKLDRREVEARPMFVSPCVDKNKNPDFKVFKYNTNMEKHKIFISGLPFSCTKEQLEEISKSHGTVKEVRLVTFRSGKPKGLAYVEFADEAQASQAVLKMDGTDVEGNKISVAISNPPRRNSSKPGPGQPATNLTPHQAYGARGRGRTQVSLLPRSLNRQSGPSSKVENGSSEDGAGDAKPLSNADFVKMLLKK; encoded by the exons ATGGCAGCGACGAGCAAAGCAGAGCCTACGCATTTGCAAGATATggacgaggacgacgaggagATGGACGATCGGGAAATGGACTCGGAGGGCGACGGCGGGGAGAGCATGGGAGTAGACAATTCTGACGATGAAGAGGACGACACGTCCGAAGACGAGAAAGAAAATGAAGCCGAAATCCAACGGCTAGAAGAGCAG CTATCAATCAACGCCTTCGACTACAACTGCCATGTTGACCTCATCAAACTACTCAAACATGAGGGTGAACTTCTGCGGCTGCGAAAGGCGAGGCAGAAGATGAGTGAACTTTTTCCTCTCACGGAAG AGATCTGGCTCGACTGGCTCAAAGATGAGATCCGCCTGACTGAAGAAGAACCAAACCGAGAAAAAGTGAACGAGCTTTTTGAGAAGGCTATTAAAGACTACATTT GCCCAGATATCTGGCTGGAATATGCCCAGTATTCTATCGGCGGCATGGGCTCGCCGGGTGGCATCGAGAGAGTGAGATCCGTTTTTGAGAGAGCCATCACAGCTGTTGGGCTTCACATGACCAAGGGGCAAACGGTGTGGGAGGCCTACAGAGAATTTGAGAATGCCATTCTGGCCACAGTACAG CCTCCTCCTGGCAAGATTCCCAGCCACGATGAGCAAGAGCTGCTGAACAAGCAGCTTCAGCGCATCCATACGCTGTTTCGCCGCCAGCTGACCATTCCATTAATGG ACATGGAGGCAACATATGCAGAGTATGAAGAATGGTCTGACCAAGGGGCACCAGAGGAAATCTTGCATCAGTACAAAACTGCTTTGCAGCAGAGGGAGAAGTACAAGCCCTTTGAAGAGTCACTA CTAGTAGCAGAGACGCCCAAACTGGCCGAGTACCAGGCCTATATCGACTTTGAAATGAAGCAAGGGGACCCGCCCCGCATCCAGATGACGTTTGAGCGGGCTCTGGTTGAGAATTGCCTGGTACCGGACATGTGGACCAAATACACTATATATCTC GACCGTCAACTTAAAATCAAAGATCTGGTTCTCTCCACTCATGATCGCGCTGTCCGAAACTGTCCGTGGACTATGAGTCTGTGGAAGAGCTACTTGCAAGCTGTCGAGAGGCACGGGGGCACTCATCAAACAGTTCCAG ATTTGTTTGAAAAAGCTCTGAACGCAGGCTTCATTCAAGCTACGGATTATGTGGAGATCTGGCAGGTTTATCTCGACTACCTGAGGAGACGTGTGGATTTCAGCCAAG AATCAAGTCAAGAATTGAAGGAGCTACGAGGATCCTTCTCTCGCTGTCTGGACTACATGAAACAAGATGTTGAAGAAA GATTTGGAGAAAGTGGAGACCCTTCCTGTAACATAATGCAGATCTGGGCAAGGATAGAG GCCCGGCATtgtaaaaacatgcaaaaagCCCGGGAACTGTGGGACAGCATCATGACAAAAGGGAATGCCAAATATGCCAACATGTGGCTGGAATACTACAACCTCGAAAG AGCCTATGGAGATTCTGTCCACTGTCGGAAAGCGCTTCACCGAGCGGTCCAGTGCACCTCTGACTACCCAGAACACGTGTGTGAGGTCCTGCTCACCTTTGAGAGAGTGGAAG GCTCTTTGGAGGACTGGGACGTGGCGGTCCAAAAGACCGAGACTCGTCTGAACAGAGTTAATGAGCAACGGGCAAAG ATGGCAGAGAAAGAAGCCATCCAGGCTTTACAAGAGGAGGAACAACTGGAGCAGAGGCGGAAGGGCAAGGCAGACAAAAGGAATCAGAAGAAAGTTCAGAAAGGAACGGGTCGCTTTGGGGAGAAGAGGAAAGCAGAGCAGGATGAGTGGACTGACCCTGCAG AACAAGCTCCAAAGCGACATAGAGGAAATGGTGAGCAAAGCAAAGAGGAGTATTTACAGAGTCCCGGGCTTCAAACGAGTGAGAAGAAAGCTCCTCCTGGCTACAAAGGTTCAACAAGGCCTGGATTCAACAAAGCCCAGCAGGACGGTGCCCAGAATCAAAGTGACGATAAAATGGAGCTTCGCAACGATGACAACAGCGTATTTATTAGCAACCTATCGTATACCCTGGAAGCACCTGAGGACACACTGAGGACACTCTTTGAGACCTGTGGAACCGTCAAACAGATTCGCCTGGTCACCTCCAACAAGGGGACTTTCAAGGGTTACGGCTACGTGCAGTTTGAAAACACAGAGTCTGTCTCTGAAGCCCTCAAACTCGACAGACGGGAAGTGGAAGCCAGGCCTATGTTTGTGTCACCATGTGTAGACAAGAACAAGAACCCAGACTTCAAG GTCTTCAAGTACAACACAAAtatggaaaaacacaaaatctTCATCTCCGGGCTGCCATTTTCCTGCACCAAGGAGCAGCTGGAAGAAATAAGCAAGAGTCACGGCACCGTCAAGGAAGTTCGTCTCGTTACATTCCGTTCGGGAAAGCCCAAG GGTTTAGCATATGTTGAGTTTGCAGATGAAGCCCAGGCTTCTCAGGCAGTCTTGAAAATGGACGGCACGGACGTggaggggaacaaaatctcTGTTGCTATAAGCAACCCTCCTCGACGAAACTCGAGCAAGCCTGGTCCCGGCCAGCCCGCCACAAATCTGACGCCTCACCAGGCCTACGGCGC GAGAGGGAGAGGACGAACACAGGTGTCATTGCTCCCTCGCTCTCTGAATCGCCAAAGTGGGCCATCAAGCAAAGTGGAGAATGGGAGCTCTGAGGATGGTGCCGGAGACGCGAAGCCTTTGTCCAATGCAGACTTTGTTAAGATGCTCCTGAAGAAGTGA
- the iscua gene encoding iron-sulfur cluster assembly enzyme ISCU, mitochondrial — protein MAMALRKSLSLLFNTRLLCPELQITCSYHKKVVDHYENPRNVGSLDKNAKNVGTGLVGAPACGDVMKLQVEVDENGKIVDAKFKTFGCGSAIASSSLATEWVKGKSIDEALKIKNTDIAKELSLPPVKLHCSMLAEDAIRAALSDYRIKQTKEEQGVKASG, from the exons ATGGCGATGGCCTTACGAAAGTCTTTGTCGTTGTTGTTCAACACAAGGTTGCTGTGTCCGGAGCTACAAATCACCTGCTCATATCACAAGAAG GTTGTGGACCACTATGAAAACCCAAGAAATGTGGGCTCTTTGGATAAAAATGCCAAGAATGTGGGGACGGGTTTAGTCGGAGCACCAGCCTGCGGCGACGTCATGAAACTCCAA GTTGAAGTGGATGAAAATGGTAAGATCGTGGATGCCAAATTCAAGACTTTTGGTTGCGGATCGGCCATTGCTTCCAGCTCTCTGGCGACTGAGTGGGTGAAAGGGAAGTCG ATCGATGAGGCTTTGAAAATCAAGAACACAGACATTGCAAAAGAACTCTCACTTCCACCTGTCAAGCTTCATTGTTCCA TGCTTGCAGAAGATGCCATAAGAGCAGCCCTGTCAGACTACAGAATAAAACAGACCAAGGAAGAGCAAGGTGTCAAAGCCAGCGGTTAA